GTAGCAATTCCGCCTGTTAATCCTAGTATCATGCCCATCCTCCTCCCTTGGTCGAACTGTTATAACTGCTTTGTGAAAAACTTCTCGAAGTTACTGGTTCTTTTGGCAATCGGGACAAATATGCGTCCCTCTGCCGCCGACTACAAACCGAATGATTTCGGCCCCGCACTTCGTGCACGCCTCGTCTTTTCGTCCATACACTAAAAGCGATTGCTGGAACATTCCCATCTCGCCCTGTCCGTTCACATACGACTTGATGGAGCTACCACCTTGTTCTACCGCTTCTTGCAAAGTGGAGACAATGCTTTCGTGTAGTCGGATAACTTCTTTATCTGTCAGCTTTCCTGCTGGTTTCTCCGGATGAATGCCTGCTTTAAAGAGTGACTCGTCCACATAAATATTCCCCAGTCCTACAATACATTCCTGGTTTAGGAGAAGCGGCTTAATTTTTGTTGACCGTCCTTTTAACAATTTCCCCAAAACTTCAGGAGTAAAACTTTTATCTAGCGGTTCTACTCCCAGTTTTGCCAAAGGTCCGACGGTTGTTTCCTTCCCCTTAGGGAACAGATCCATCGTTCCGAACTGGCGAACATCCCGATAACGCAGCTCCGTTCCGTCCGTAAAATGGAAGACGACATGGGTATGCTTCTCAACGGGATCATCCGCCTGATACATGCCATAGCGCCCTTCCATACGCAGATGGGACACGAGCACATCCTCGTTTAAGAAAAACTGAATGAATTTTGCCCGCCGTTGGATATCCTGGATGGTTTGTCCCACCAAGAGAGATTTGAAAGCTTCCACGTCATCTGGCTGACGCACAATACGCGCCAAATGAACACTTACTCTCTCGATCGTTTTTCCCATAACCAAGCCACGCAGAGTCCGTACGACGGTTTCTACCTCCGGCAATTCTGGCATATGCCCTCCTCCTCTCGCTGTCTATCCATCTTTATGTTCTAGGCATGCTTACTTCGCATCGTACCAGGTACGTCCGTCACTGACGTCCACCTTGAGTGGCACGTTGAGGGACAGCGCACTCTCCATCGCTTCTGGCACCAGCTTGCGCATGACCTCCAGCTCATTTTCTGGCACTTCAAATACAAGCTCATCGTGCACTTGCAAAAGCATGCGGCTAGCAAGACCTTTCTCCTCGAGTGCCTCTTGCATGCGAATCATCGCCAGCTTGATCACATCGGCAGCAGTACCCTGGATCGGCGTGTTCATCGCAGTACGCTCGGCAAACGAACGCAGGTTAAAGTTGCTGCTGCGAATATCAGGCAGGTAGCGACGGCGGTTCAACAAGGTCGTCACATAGCCATCCGCCTTCGCCTGTTGGACAATCTCGTCCATCCAGCGCTTCACACCGGAGAAGACATCAAAGTAACGCTCAATGAAGTCCCCGGCTTCTTTACGGGTAATATTGAGGTTTTGCGACAGACCGTAGTCGCTGATGCCGTATACAATCCCGAAGTTGACCGCTTTGGCCTGACGGCGCATCAGCGAAGTCACTTCTTCCTCACTCACACCAAATACGTCCATGGCGGTACGGGTATGAATATCCATTCCTTTTTGGAAGGCGTCAATCAAATTTTCGTCTTGCGAAATGTGGGCCAAAATCCGCAGCTCAATCTGGGAATAGTCGGCTGCCAGCATGTACCAGCCGTCCTCCGACGGGATAAACGCCTCGCGAATCTTGCGTCCTTCTTCCATGCGGATCGGGATATTTTGCAGATTCGGGTCCGTACTGGACAGGCGCCCTGTCGCCGTAGTCGCTTGGTTGTAAAGCGTATGCACCTTGCTCGTCTTCGTATGGATTTCCTTGGTCAAGCCCTCAATATACGTAGAGCGGAGCTTGCCGAGCTGACGGAAGGTCAGGATCGCATCGATGATCGGATGGTACGGAGCGAGCTTCTCCAATACATCTGCACTGGTAGAAGGCCCTGTTTTGGTCTTTTTCAATACAGGCAGAGACAAGCGGTCAAACAAAATCTCACCCAATTGTTTTGGCGAGTTGATGTTGAATGCCCCACCCGCCAGCTCGTAAATCTGATCTGTCAGACTCGCGAGCTTTTGGTCCAGGTCTTCCCCCATTTGTACGAGGCGCTCACTGTTTACCTTGATGCCTTGCTTTTCCATGAGAGCCAGTACCATACTCAGCGGGGCTTCCAATTCACCGAGCAGCTTTTCCATTTCGTTTTCCGCCAGCTGCTCACGCAATACAGGCACGCTTTGCCAGATTGCTGCCGCTTTATGCGCCACATGCTCGCTCAGCACGTCCATTTCAGGAACAAGACGTTTGGCACCCTTGCCGTACACCTCTTCATCTGACAATACCCGTGTCTGTGCGTATTGAGCCGCAATGCTATCCAAGGTTGGGTTGCTCTCAGCCGCATTCAGCAGGTAAGAAGCGAGGTACACATCAAAGCTGATGCCTTTTATCGCCAAATCATGCCAAGCGAGTCCAACCGTGTCTCGCTTGCCGTCAAATACCCACTTCTCCTTCGTCGGATCCGCCAGCCACTCACAGAGTGCCTTCCATTCCTTGGCTACGTCCCACGGAACGAACATCACCGTATCTTCCACAGCCAGTCCAATTCCGAGGAATGGCGCATGGTGATAGTTTTCCCCATCCATTTCGATGTAAAGAGCCATTGGCGAAGTCAGCTTGGACTCGTACGCCGCTTTGTTATCCTCTGAAATCATCTCAAACGAAAACGGCTTGGCGTCTGCTTGACCGCTTCCATCTACTGGCTTTGCCACTTTGATCTTGGACAGCAGCGATTTGAACTCCATCTTTTTAAAGAACTCACTTAGAGGTACACCCTCATAGCCTTCAAAGCCAGTCTCTTGCACATCCAGCTCTACAGGCGCTTCACGCAAAATGGTTGCCAAGGCTTTACTCATGTTCGCCTTGTCTACATTCTCACGCAGGTTCTCTTGCAGCTTTTTGCCTGACACTTTATCGATGTTTTCCAGTACCTGCTCAACAGAGCCGTATTCGTGCAGCAGCTTCAGCGCTGTTTTCTCTCCGACACCCGGGACACCTGGAATGTTGTCGGACGAATCGCCCATCAAGCCTTTCAGATCAATTATTTGCAGCGGCTTAAGGCCGTACTTTTCGTGAATTTCTTGTGGAGTGTACAGCTCGATTTCGCTGACTCCCTTGCGCGTCAAAGCGACGGATA
This genomic stretch from Brevibacillus sp. DP1.3A harbors:
- the polA gene encoding DNA polymerase I, which gives rise to MSHFVLIDGNSVANRAFYALPLLSTSAGLHTNAVLGFTTMLLKVLEEMKPTHIMVAFDAGKVVFRHSEYAEYKGGRSKTPPELSEQFPLIRELLDAFSIKRFELEGYEADDIIGTLTKQADEQAWKTTVITGDKDMLQLVSEHVSVALTRKGVSEIELYTPQEIHEKYGLKPLQIIDLKGLMGDSSDNIPGVPGVGEKTALKLLHEYGSVEQVLENIDKVSGKKLQENLRENVDKANMSKALATILREAPVELDVQETGFEGYEGVPLSEFFKKMEFKSLLSKIKVAKPVDGSGQADAKPFSFEMISEDNKAAYESKLTSPMALYIEMDGENYHHAPFLGIGLAVEDTVMFVPWDVAKEWKALCEWLADPTKEKWVFDGKRDTVGLAWHDLAIKGISFDVYLASYLLNAAESNPTLDSIAAQYAQTRVLSDEEVYGKGAKRLVPEMDVLSEHVAHKAAAIWQSVPVLREQLAENEMEKLLGELEAPLSMVLALMEKQGIKVNSERLVQMGEDLDQKLASLTDQIYELAGGAFNINSPKQLGEILFDRLSLPVLKKTKTGPSTSADVLEKLAPYHPIIDAILTFRQLGKLRSTYIEGLTKEIHTKTSKVHTLYNQATTATGRLSSTDPNLQNIPIRMEEGRKIREAFIPSEDGWYMLAADYSQIELRILAHISQDENLIDAFQKGMDIHTRTAMDVFGVSEEEVTSLMRRQAKAVNFGIVYGISDYGLSQNLNITRKEAGDFIERYFDVFSGVKRWMDEIVQQAKADGYVTTLLNRRRYLPDIRSSNFNLRSFAERTAMNTPIQGTAADVIKLAMIRMQEALEEKGLASRMLLQVHDELVFEVPENELEVMRKLVPEAMESALSLNVPLKVDVSDGRTWYDAK
- the mutM gene encoding DNA-formamidopyrimidine glycosylase, which gives rise to MPELPEVETVVRTLRGLVMGKTIERVSVHLARIVRQPDDVEAFKSLLVGQTIQDIQRRAKFIQFFLNEDVLVSHLRMEGRYGMYQADDPVEKHTHVVFHFTDGTELRYRDVRQFGTMDLFPKGKETTVGPLAKLGVEPLDKSFTPEVLGKLLKGRSTKIKPLLLNQECIVGLGNIYVDESLFKAGIHPEKPAGKLTDKEVIRLHESIVSTLQEAVEQGGSSIKSYVNGQGEMGMFQQSLLVYGRKDEACTKCGAEIIRFVVGGRGTHICPDCQKNQ